In the genome of Hippoglossus hippoglossus isolate fHipHip1 chromosome 9, fHipHip1.pri, whole genome shotgun sequence, the window TTTGAAAGGAGATTTTTCcgttttctgatgttttataatCCAAACAATTCTTCAGTAAACCAAGAGCGTTGTCAGCTGTACAAATGGAAACACTGTGTATGTGTCATATGGATGCATATAGGAGAAGACAGGTTTGCAAAGGTATGTGCATGAGTTATTTTAACATGCATTGTTCTGTGACATCTGTACAGATCTCTTAATTCATGAGGAAgatcaggtcaaacaacagacaaatcctctgcaaacacatgctctctgtggttttgtataaacatttgtttctgaCTTCTATATCGACTTCTTTACTTGTGCTCGATCCTGCTGAAATGTGAGTAAATACTGCAGGAAGAGTCCATAGTGCAGGATTTGCGAAATGGACGTCAAGAACATCTTCATGCAAATACAGACATTGATTTACTTCCACCCTCTGCTGAATGGAAATATGATCTGATGTCTGTGGAGTAAATCTCTGGAGGACATTATTTCCAAAGTCCTTGTGAACTGTGTCGTACTGTAGCTCAGGGTAAAAACTTTTCTGAGACATGTCCTTTGAaatctctccgtctcttctcTGCATGAGTATGAAAGAAGTCTATAAATAGACATAAATGGTTATGGACCAACCACATACTTATCATCTGCAGAGTTTTCCAAAGATCGGCCAAAATGACCAAAATGTGAGTCAATGAGGCAAACAGGGAAAAATCTCTTTCGGATTAGAGAGTATAGgtcattttggaaaatgtagGACCCTGCTAAAAATAACCCTGGATAGCCCACAGTTCCAGATTATGACACTGGAGCCTTGAGTTGATCTCAGTCAGctctaacctctctctctccccccccccccccccccagtgagGGGAAGCAACACTAACCGGCCACAGTGAGGTGTTCTCCCCTGACAGGACCCAATAAAACAGTGAGCAATGAGCTCTTTGTGTCGAGACTTTAAGATGAATAACTGTTATTTGAGACGTAACAAGCCAGGCCTTACTGGAACTGACACACCCGGACATTAAAGGATAAATAGTGTGTTTTACCGCACATCTGGAATGTCTGCCTCATGTGACATGACGGGGCCAATTTGTCTGAATTATTGTGAACAATGGATGAAGATGTAGCACTTCACAGCTCGATGATCACGTGGATTTAGACAAGTGGAAAGATTCTAGACTTCCACCAACATATGGTATGCGTGTATATTCCTGTATGTAACTGTGGCAGACAGCCAGTTTTATATGAAAAAAGGATCTCTCTGGATTATGTTAGATCCCAGAATGAATCATTTCATCATTCTCAGAGAGATATTTTTTACCCAAACTGCCCCCCCGAAGCACCCCGTTACAGTAATGTGCAGCAGACTGTGAAATGTCTCAACCTGGGAAATAATCAGGTCCTTTTGTTAGTCttaggtgggggggggggcggttaACACGCAGAGATTGTGGCTGCATTCCTTATAAAGGCCTCCTTGTGTTGTGATGACTGAGAGGTTTGTGGTTTTTTATTACAGTAGAGGGACTGTTTCTCAAAATGCATCAAATTCAGGTCAACGTCGTTATCAGATGGAAAATGTCAAAGGCTCAAACGACAAGAGGAAACTAGAAATCATTAAACCATTAGAGCATCAACGTAACATTAAGTTatgttaagttaagttaagatcttttttttcttaatagTTTTTTGAAAACATCTAATCGTGAGTTCTACTATCTCAGGACCTTTCAGTCGTGTCCTGTGGACTTAATCAGTGTATATAGAGTTCACTCAAAACAAATTGTTCTCATGAAGGCTATTACGACTTTTGTCATTCTGCAATTTCAAAGGTCAAAATCTTATTATGTTTTAGCTGTTATGACTTGTCTCTGAGACCGTAGCAAATAAGGGATGACGTGGTTTGACTAAAACAAAGAGATTTTATCTCCACaaaagataaacaaaaataGGAAATTCAACTTAGACTGGCAGGAGTTCAATGCCAGAGCAACAACCAGACTTACTAATAGTTTCTACAGTCCTGTTTGTCAATGAATGTCTCACAACCCTCTGCTTATCTGCTTAACTGCGTATCTGCCACGTTTTTCTCACCACTAGAAAATGTGAAGActaagttaataaaaaaaaacattattattattattattattattattatcagtagtagtagtattagtactATTAGTacaattatatttatatcattattgttattatcattattagaaCTGGAGGAAAGTCCAATATTTGGAATCCCCCCAGGGTCCACTTGTCTCtgtctgcagggggcgctgttgcaACGCAGCTCAGTGAACTTTGTTCCAGTGGTGAATGGGTTGTTTGCTCCTCTGGTCCTCACAGTTATTCTTCAGGAAGTGAAGACATGGACTGACGCTGCCAGGTAACATGAGCTCCGATCACTGGGAAACTTTGTCGCTGcaaactttttaaaagaaaagaccGAAAGAAATAACGCAGATTTGTAAACAGTCATTCAGTGTAAGTCAAGATTATCACGGTGATAAGTTTGGTTAATTGTGGATTTGTTTATGTTGAAAGGAAGACGTGTGACAccgatcgtgtgtgtgtgtgcgtgtgcgtgtgcgtgtgtgtgtgcgtgcgtgcgtgcgtgtgtgtgcgtgcgtgtgtgcgtgtgtgttcctgtacttttaagcatagaccctatAGAGTGAGTAGGGTTATAATTAGGTTTatgttagggtaaggggctagggagTGTCTTATGTCAagggtgagtgagtgtgtgtgtgtgtgtgtgtgtgtgtgtgtgtgtgtgtgtgtgtgtgtgttcctgtacttttaagcatagaccctatAGAGTGAGTAGGGTTATAATTAGGTTTatgttagggtaaggggctagggagTGTCTTATGTCAagggtgagtgagtgagtgagtgagtgtgtgtgtgtgtgtgtgtgtgtgtgtgtgtgtgtgtgtgtgtgtgtgagagagtgtgtgtgtgtgtgagtgtgagtgagtgtgagtgagtgagtgagtgagtgagtgagtgtgagtgtgagtgtgtgtgtgtgtgtgttgacactTTCCTGCTGATTCAATCAACTGCAACATTTTCCTGACAACATGTTGCTCTgagtgtcattgtgtgtgtgttgttgacctGCAAACTGCTGACACCTTTCTCCCCCCCACCTGCAGGACGACCTCACCTGAGCCACTGGGCTGCACTCACACCTGTATACACGTACCTCAGGGAACAAGGTGGAGATGGAGGACTTCTGGGCCGGGGCCCTCCCGGTACTGAAGACCTGGCTGTACCTCATCGTCGGCCTCATCATGATCCCGGCCATGTTTGGCTTCTCGCTGGGCATCTCTGAAATATACATGAACATTCTGGTCAAAACCTTAGAGGTACTGTCCACTGTGCAGCACTATGTAAATATTCTGATTGAGTGCAGATCAGACCTGACCAtgactgtctctgtgtctgtcctcgtccaCAGTGGGCCACTCTGAAGATACAGAAGGCAAACACAGAGGAGCGGCTGCAGGCCTCGCCATCCAACAGTGAGTAGAATATCAATACTTagatggctgtggctcaggggggaGAGAGGATCGTCCGCTGGGGTCGGTGGTGCGATCGCTGGCCCCTCCAGTCCACATGCcgatgtgtccttgggcaaaatatTGTGTATACGGTGTATGAATGGTGTAATGCACGTTGAGTGGTCAATGAGACTGAAAAACgctatttaaatacagtcatTTACTACATGCCTGGATGttcagatagatagatagatagatagatagatagatagtctCTTCTAAAGTAAATTTGTCATTTCCCTTATTTTGAAAGATCGGCATTTGGTGACAGTTACGTGTTGAGCTGCAATACTGGATTTCACAAGATATTTGATGACAAGTCTGGGCAGGCATGTTGCAATAATATTGGCAAAGAGCAATTGATTTACATGTGGAGTGAATGATGCCTCTCTGCACACAGGATGAAAACCCTGTGATTTAACACAGAGAAATGGGTTTATCTTGTTCTTCTAAATGTGCATCTTGTAAGTGTGTGAGAAGGTTTTTACAATCTTCAACAAGGTGAAGCTTCTTTGGAAACTCCACGTATCTCGATCAAGATGCAATTACAAGACTCTCTATCAGTCGTTAAGCGACAAAGGgtgggatctcctgctgtgacgCAATGAGATGCATGTTAGACAAAGAAGACACGGCCCATGCAAAGTTCAACGTTTGTCATtgttacattttgaaatgtggAGGATGAACAATAGAAGTTAAAGTGATTAGTGACACGTGTTAGTTTCAGGACTTTGTTCAGAGATTTTAACAATGAATATTGAATGCAGGTTTTGGACTTTGCCCTCTGAGTTATCAGATAATGTGAAGTCTGAGTTGAGGCCAACTCTGAACTGTTCTGAGACCTGTTATAGGGGGAAAGTGTTTGAACCCAGGTGTTGTAGCCGTCCTGACTTCACACTGCTCTCTGAACAACTCAGCTCTGTTCTTATTGATGTATATTTCAGGTTAAAAGTCATGTTTAAGATGCGTTGGTGATAAATTCTGTTGGTTCATAGAACATTTCTGCTATAATTAGAACAGGTAAAGACATATCTCCTCATCTGGTTTCTTATCAGTGCCAGTATTTCATGATACGTGATACTGCAGAGCTCTTGTCCTTTCTAGAAACTCACCCCTGCATTCCCGAAAGTACTTCATCTCCTAACACCTCTGATATGGAAATATATTATTATCCAGATTGCTTTGAAGATAATGATTCATATCAGATGATTGAGTCTGGGTGTGTTGCTCTGTATCAGGTCTCATCCAGAGAGAGGATGGCTCCATGGAGAAAGAGCTAGGGGAGCTCCGACGCAGTCGCCCCAAACCACCAGTGGGCGGTGACTTTACACTAAGcgactgtttttatttcacccgCAGAGGCATTGAGAGCATTGTAGAGGATGAGGTAAAGTTTTACTTCATAGCAAGgacacagtttgacatgtaCATGATAATAAGTGATTCAGACCTAAACcctaagtgtttgttttttaaatccaggtGACCCAGCGGTTCTCTTCAGAGGAGCTGGTGTCCTGGAACTTACTCACTCGCACAAACATTGATTTCCAGTACATCAGTCTGAAGCTGACACTGGTTTACGGCCTGGGAATCTTTGTGAGATACTGCATCCTCGCTCCGCTCAGGTAAAGAGCTGACTGCCAAATGAAGCTTTCAGTTTGAGAGGCATTTACTATCACACCAATGCATCTGGTATTTATACTGATATTTTAGATTTCCGTCAGGTTAGGTTTTAGTTATGTTTGTCTTCCACGGACCTCTGACCTGTTTCATTTTATCTCactattcagttttatttttctgtttgaaaattGAAAGCTGTGATTTCTGTCTCTCCAGGATAACACTGGTCTGTATCGGTGTGAGCTGGTTGGTAATAGGAACATCAGCAGTTGGATTACTCCCACATTCAAGGTGCCCGCAAAATATAACGGGTCCAGAAATACAGATTTTGTGTATCATAAGTTTAACACCATATCAGAGGTGTtaaacactttcacacactttcCTTTCAATTGATCTTGTTCTGCTCGTGTTGATGTTCAGGGTGAAGTCGTGGCTGAGTGAATGGGTTCACGTCATGTGCTACAGAATCTGTGCCCGAGGACTTTCTGCTACTATCCGCTATCACAACAGGTGGGTGAACCCTCTCTCACTACTCACACAACATTAATCATATTGTTTTACCTCCtcatgttttttctcctcacaaCCCGTAGGGAAAATAAACCCCAAAAAGGAGGAATCTGTGTGGCCAATCACACGTCTCCCATCGACATTGTGATTCTCTGCAACGATGGCTGTTACGCGAtggtatatattttattactccttttttttaaaggtaattATTCATGTTGAAACATGACGTGCAGGTGTAACCTTCCTCATTTGATGATCAGGTGGGTCAGATCCATGGAGGCTTGATGGGAGTTATTCAAAGAGCCATGGTGAGGTCCTGTCCTCACGTCTGGTTTGAGCGAGCAGAGATGAAAGATCGCCACCTAGTGACTAAAAGGTCAGTTTGTCCAGCTCATCTTTTCAGGGCTTGTCACTGCAGGCCTTTCTTGCCCGTGTTTTCTCTCCATGGAGAAAAAACACTGGCACTAAGGTGAGGTTGGCATTTTCCTGGCAGTGAAAGTCTTCTTAAGTTTGACAAGGACAAATATGTTTTGGAAAGTTGCTACCGAACAGTGACTCATAATATCACGTCCTCACCCAGACACCCGCTCCAGATGTTTGAAGCATTGTGAAAAAACTCTTCAAAGGTGCAACATGTAGATatttgtccagtctgggagTGGTTTCCATTACCTCTTTGTGTTGCCCTTAGGTTGATGGATCATGTGAACGACAAGACAAAGCTTCCCATATTAATATTTCCAGAGGGTAAGTGTGACCGTGCGGAGGAGACAGAGATACTTTATCCAGtctgatgtttgtctttgtagTTCAGCTCGGTGTGTCAGGCGACAGTCTGGCCACTGAGCGGTGACAAATGAGCAGCTATGTTACGTGGGGCCTGGACGCAGCTCACACAACTCTGTCTCCTTTAATACCCCGATGTCTGCTTTCTGCAGGGACCTGTGTCAACAACACATCCGTCATGATGTTCAAAAAGGGGAGTTTTGAAATCGGATCAACGATCTATCCAGTAGCCATTAAGGTACTCTATTCCCCTTCTGTCAGTCAAAGCCCCATTTCTCACTCTGATTCTTCTCTACACGTCTGACTCATATATTTCAAAATACTATTCATCACTGCACCCCTGTGTTATTTAGTACGACCCGAAGTTTGGCGATGCTTTCTGGAACAGCTCCAAGTACAGCATGGTGAATTACCTGCTGAGGATGATGACCAGCTGGGCCCTCGACTGTAACGTCTGGTACCTGCCAGCCATGCATCAGCAGGTGTGTATGTACACGTCCCGGGGCACGTGAGCACATGCATGCTTAAAGCCACGTGTACGGCGTgcaaagaaccccccccccccccctccacacacagagacacatgtcTGACAGAgtttgatgtgtatttaaaaaattggAAGGAAGGGGAAGATGCTGTGCAGTTCGCCAACAGAGTGAAGTCGGCCATCGCTCACCAGGGAGGACTGGTAGATCTACAATGGTGAGATTCAACCTCTTCactgtttttgatttgattgagtCATATTCAAAGatgcttcattttattttggacGGTGAATTTTAAGCCTATTTACAGATAAAACTGACTTTTAAATCTCCTTTAAAATTAAAGACTTAATCTGTGACTGAGAAACTAACCCACtgtctttaaacacacaaataattgtACCACCACACGCACGGTGGGAGAAATACTTTTATGAACTCCGATTTTGAGATTccaacaatatatatttttacaccaCAGGGGGGCATGGCATCCTTTGTCTCTTAAAAAATAGATGCTTTTTTTTGCATGAAAGTGAAGCACTGACATTGATCGTACAGTCTGCTGCATGTGGCTGAACGATGAGTCACCACTCTCTGTTTGTCCCGTCTCCTCCTGTCCGCCGCTGCAGGGACGGAGGCCTGAAGAGAGCAAAGGTGAAGGAGACGttcaaagagcagcagcagaagaagtaCAGCAGCATGGTGGTGGGAGACGACAGCAGCGGCAACAGCGACTGAGGCCTCCCGTCGGTGGGATGGACGAACaggcctctctcctccagcaggtTCTCATTAGCTGGACTCGACATGCGATGCAGCTCTGCCGGGTGGACTTAATGAACACTGTGAAAACTACAGGTTAAAGGAGGAGCGTCTTGGTGATTTGGAGGAAACACAAGTGCAATATTGACCTTCGACCTTTACGCGGAACAAactgaagatgaaaaaaaaaaggggaagcgCTTTGTTTTATCGCTGCCTAAGATTTCTACTGTCGTGATTTAATACTattgctgagaaaaaaaaatgtgatctGAATGTGTGATCGAAGACAAACTGGATTCACGAATGTCTCGATTCTCACAGTCGGTCATTGGCtgctccttgtttttttttttcttttaaataaaattaagttTACAAATTGAATGGTTTtataaaaaagagacaaaagatCCTGGACATacttttataataaaacatgagtattaaaacagatttaagaAAAATACTGAAAGTATTTCAATATGGACTTTAGTTATTTAAATCTTGCAGTGTTGTGCTTCAAAATGCTGCAGAGTAATTAACACTTATCATAACCTATGTTTTCAGGTAAAAGACAACCTGCTCACACAGTTTTCCAACTTTGAATTAAACACTTTCGACATTTTACATAGTTTTACAAGTGCTTTTACTAACATTTGACCCCTCACGCCTTTTTCTACAGAACACAAGATACACAAGGTTTTGGCAATTACATAATACATGACCACGTTGTGTGTTAAAGCCCAGTGCATTAAATGTCCACATTTAAAGGAGAACACACATCTGAGACTTTTTGGATCTCTCTC includes:
- the agpat9l gene encoding glycerol-3-phosphate acyltransferase 3-like, with the translated sequence MEDFWAGALPVLKTWLYLIVGLIMIPAMFGFSLGISEIYMNILVKTLEWATLKIQKANTEERLQASPSNSLIQREDGSMEKELGELRRSRPKPPVGGDFTLSDCFYFTRRGIESIVEDEVTQRFSSEELVSWNLLTRTNIDFQYISLKLTLVYGLGIFVRYCILAPLRITLVCIGVSWLVIGTSAVGLLPHSRVKSWLSEWVHVMCYRICARGLSATIRYHNRENKPQKGGICVANHTSPIDIVILCNDGCYAMVGQIHGGLMGVIQRAMVRSCPHVWFERAEMKDRHLVTKRLMDHVNDKTKLPILIFPEGTCVNNTSVMMFKKGSFEIGSTIYPVAIKYDPKFGDAFWNSSKYSMVNYLLRMMTSWALDCNVWYLPAMHQQEGEDAVQFANRVKSAIAHQGGLVDLQWDGGLKRAKVKETFKEQQQKKYSSMVVGDDSSGNSD